From a single Streptomyces rubradiris genomic region:
- the proB gene encoding glutamate 5-kinase, translating into MGEARRIVVKVGSSSLTTAEGGLDADRVDALVDVLAKSRSGGEREIVLVSSGAIAAGLAPLGLRRRPKDLARQQAAASVGQGLLVARYTASFARYGVRVGQILLTSDDMSRRAHHRNASRTLDELLAMGAFPIVNENDTVATDEIRFGDNDRLAALVAHLVHADLLVLLSDVDGVYDGDPSRPGTSRIAEVRGPRDLAGVEIGSAGKAGVGTGGMVTKVEAARIAAAAGIPVVLTSAVHAAEALAGGDTGTYFHPTGKRSADRLLWLQHASTPQGALTLDDGAVDAVVNGRKSLLPAGIAAVEGEFSAGDPVELRDARGRAVARGLVNFDAKEIPLLIGRSTRELARELGAAYEREVVHRDDLVLLHV; encoded by the coding sequence GTGGGCGAGGCCCGCAGGATCGTCGTCAAGGTGGGCTCGTCGTCGCTGACCACCGCCGAGGGCGGCCTGGACGCCGACCGCGTGGACGCCCTCGTGGACGTCCTCGCCAAGAGCCGTAGCGGGGGCGAGCGGGAGATCGTCCTCGTCTCCTCCGGTGCCATCGCCGCCGGCCTCGCCCCGCTCGGCCTGCGCCGCCGCCCCAAGGACCTCGCCCGCCAGCAGGCCGCCGCCAGCGTCGGCCAGGGCCTGCTCGTCGCCCGCTACACCGCCTCCTTCGCCCGCTACGGCGTCCGCGTCGGCCAGATCCTGCTCACCAGCGACGACATGAGCCGCCGCGCCCACCACCGCAACGCCTCCCGCACCCTGGACGAGCTGCTCGCGATGGGCGCCTTCCCGATCGTCAACGAGAACGACACGGTCGCCACCGACGAGATCCGCTTCGGCGACAACGACCGCCTCGCCGCGCTCGTCGCCCACCTCGTCCACGCCGACCTGCTGGTCCTCCTCTCCGACGTCGACGGCGTCTACGACGGCGACCCCAGCCGGCCCGGCACCTCCCGGATAGCGGAGGTGAGGGGCCCGCGGGACCTCGCGGGCGTCGAGATCGGCAGCGCGGGCAAGGCCGGCGTCGGCACCGGCGGCATGGTCACCAAGGTGGAGGCCGCGCGGATCGCCGCCGCCGCCGGGATTCCGGTGGTGCTCACCAGCGCCGTGCACGCGGCCGAGGCACTGGCCGGCGGTGACACCGGCACCTACTTCCACCCCACCGGCAAGCGCTCCGCCGACCGGCTCCTGTGGCTCCAGCACGCCTCCACCCCGCAGGGCGCCCTCACCCTGGACGACGGCGCGGTGGACGCGGTCGTGAACGGGCGCAAGTCGCTGCTGCCCGCCGGAATCGCCGCCGTGGAGGGCGAGTTCAGCGCCGGCGACCCCGTCGAGCTGCGGGACGCGCGGGGCCGCGCGGTGGCCCGGGGGCTCGTCAACTTCGACGCCAAGGAGATCCCCCTGCTGATCGGGCGTTCGACGCGTGAGCTGGCGCGCGAGCTGGGCGCCGCGTACGAACGCGAGGTCGTACACAGGGACGACCTGGTGCTCCTGCACGTGTAA
- the obgE gene encoding GTPase ObgE, with translation MTTFVDRVELHVAAGNGGHGCASVHREKFKPLGGPDGGNGGRGGDVILTVDQSVTTLLDYHHSPHRKATNGKPGEGGNRSGKDGQDLVLPVPDGTVVLDKAGNVLADLVGHGTSYIAAQGGRGGLGNAALASARRKAPGFALLGEPGDVHDIVLELKTVADVALVGYPSAGKSSLISVLSAAKPKIADYPFTTLVPNLGVVTAGSTVYTIADVPGLIPGASQGRGLGLEFLRHVERCSVLVHVLDTATLESDRDPVSDLDVIEAELREYGGLDNRPRIVVLNKIDVPDGKDLAEMVRPDLEARGYRVFEVSAVAHTGLRELTFALGELVAKARAAKPKEEATRIVIRPKAVDDAGFTVVREDAGGEPLFRVRGEKPERWVRQTDFNNDEAVGYLADRLNRLGVEEQLMKAGARAGDGVAIGPEENAVVFDWEPTVMSGAEMLGRRGEDHRFDAPRPAAQRRRDKQAERDEAQQEFDDFEPF, from the coding sequence ATGACCACCTTCGTGGACCGCGTCGAACTGCACGTCGCCGCGGGTAACGGAGGCCACGGCTGTGCCTCCGTCCACCGTGAGAAGTTCAAGCCGCTCGGCGGCCCCGACGGCGGCAACGGCGGCCGGGGCGGTGACGTCATCCTGACCGTCGACCAGTCGGTGACGACGCTGCTGGACTATCACCACTCCCCGCACCGCAAGGCCACCAACGGCAAGCCCGGCGAGGGCGGCAACCGCTCCGGCAAGGACGGCCAGGACCTGGTCCTGCCGGTGCCGGACGGCACGGTCGTGCTGGACAAGGCGGGCAATGTGCTCGCCGACCTGGTCGGCCACGGCACCTCGTACATCGCCGCGCAGGGCGGCCGGGGCGGTCTCGGCAACGCGGCGCTGGCCTCCGCCCGCCGCAAGGCGCCCGGCTTCGCGCTGCTCGGCGAGCCCGGTGACGTCCACGACATCGTCCTGGAGCTGAAGACCGTCGCGGACGTGGCCCTTGTCGGCTACCCGAGCGCCGGCAAGTCCTCGCTGATCTCCGTGCTCAGCGCGGCCAAGCCGAAGATCGCCGACTACCCGTTCACGACGCTGGTCCCGAACCTCGGCGTGGTGACCGCGGGCTCCACCGTCTACACCATCGCCGACGTGCCCGGCCTCATCCCCGGCGCCAGCCAGGGCCGCGGCCTCGGCCTGGAGTTCCTGCGGCACGTGGAGCGGTGCAGCGTGCTGGTGCACGTGCTGGACACCGCCACGCTGGAGTCCGACCGCGACCCGGTCTCCGACCTCGACGTCATCGAGGCCGAGCTGCGGGAGTACGGCGGTCTGGACAACCGGCCCCGCATCGTCGTCCTGAACAAGATCGACGTGCCGGACGGCAAGGACCTCGCCGAGATGGTCCGCCCCGACCTGGAGGCCCGCGGCTACCGCGTCTTCGAGGTGTCGGCCGTGGCCCACACCGGTCTGCGCGAGCTGACCTTCGCCCTCGGCGAGCTGGTCGCCAAGGCGCGCGCGGCGAAGCCGAAGGAGGAGGCGACCCGGATCGTCATCCGGCCCAAGGCCGTGGACGACGCGGGCTTCACCGTCGTCCGCGAGGACGCCGGCGGCGAGCCGCTGTTCCGGGTGCGCGGCGAGAAGCCCGAGCGCTGGGTCCGCCAGACCGACTTCAACAACGACGAGGCCGTCGGCTACCTCGCCGACCGGCTGAACCGTCTCGGTGTGGAGGAGCAGCTGATGAAGGCGGGCGCCCGCGCGGGCGACGGCGTCGCCATCGGCCCCGAGGAGAACGCGGTCGTCTTCGACTGGGAGCCGACCGTCATGTCCGGCGCGGAGATGCTCGGCCGCCGTGGCGAGGACCACCGCTTCGACGCGCCCCGCCCCGCGGCCCAGCGCCGCCGGGACAAGCAGGCCGAGCGCGACGAGGCGCAGCAGGAGTTCGACGACTTCGAGCCGTTCTAA
- a CDS encoding CDP-glycerol glycerophosphotransferase family protein: protein MSQQPDTTPDISVVVIVYNDAARLPTAVQSVLDQTLRNVEVIIADDCSTDGSFEVAQQLAARSDRVRAIQLPENSGGCGEPRNQGIAVARGRYVMFLDSDDTLELNACRNMLDAAESTGADLVSGLCLRVHTDSRNGKKVKWYPWLYRETRTFDSVAEIPDLMVFDTLSTNKCYRREFLLESGLTFPKGIHYEDLLFSAQAYLAASRITLIPNTVYHWNVVEKAAAKSISNRRHEINNFADRVEIHRRIDRVLDEMGQTELKLHKDRKFLKHDLVLYLRDLPFLDDDYRHRFAELARGYIQGFSPEAYEELSPVHRLCAYLLLQEDWKNLTPAIDTLINPRKISSPLAERDGRVYWCEEHLDDPLARKILDVTDLGYHTRPVQRMWLRNQVTSYAENPAGIKVSGAVVNPLGVIPPGAELKAELEFRARRRSLQKFRFPVQSVQHEGETVAWQATVPLAAKFRPLGIVDEVWDVRLYLSVDGVQATSRLTVGQTALEDAGVVRVRPRLGRMTADRLVPHASAKGHLAFRLAQHGTLAQRTTTLVRRNLQSPPAAMAKKMARKVVKARKDLHSGPRKIETYHRMIRLLPVRKGTVVFESHLGKQYSDSPRAIYEELRRRNLPFHVIWSYAGERPTGFPDDVELVRRWSWPYLRALAQAEFWIDNQGFPLKLSKRPETTYIQTWHGSALKRMGFDEPKYRIKPEHEQRAYQEAIDRFDYFVVRGRHDERTLAPAYRITEDRLLRTGYPRNDALVRARDAGTLDPAARELAERLGIRLDRPVVLYAPTFREQNGKVKKFEFPFDVDEFADRFGDRFTLLVRTHYLNNVTLPPSVAGRVVNVSGEPDITPVLLLADALITDYSSVMFDYALLQRPMVFFTYDWEEYVDNSRGTYFDLSQEAPGPVVHTAEDLFGVLEGLDTLASEQEARLKEFVAQYGEYDRGDAAAQIVDRFFGNRGDAR, encoded by the coding sequence GTGTCCCAGCAACCCGACACAACGCCCGACATCAGCGTCGTCGTCATCGTCTACAACGACGCGGCACGTCTTCCGACCGCCGTGCAGTCGGTCCTGGACCAGACGCTGCGCAATGTCGAGGTCATCATCGCCGATGACTGCTCCACCGACGGCTCCTTCGAGGTCGCACAGCAGCTGGCCGCCCGCTCGGACCGGGTGCGCGCCATCCAGCTGCCGGAGAACAGCGGCGGCTGCGGCGAGCCGCGCAACCAGGGCATCGCCGTCGCCCGCGGCCGCTACGTGATGTTCCTGGACAGCGACGACACCCTGGAACTGAACGCCTGCCGCAACATGCTCGACGCCGCCGAGAGCACGGGGGCCGACCTGGTCTCCGGGCTCTGCCTGCGCGTCCACACGGACAGCCGCAACGGCAAGAAGGTCAAGTGGTACCCGTGGCTCTACCGGGAGACCCGCACCTTCGACTCGGTCGCCGAGATACCGGACCTGATGGTCTTCGACACCCTGTCGACGAACAAGTGCTACCGGCGTGAGTTCCTGCTGGAAAGCGGCCTGACCTTCCCCAAGGGCATCCACTACGAGGACCTGCTCTTCTCCGCGCAGGCCTACCTGGCCGCCTCCCGGATCACCCTGATCCCGAACACGGTCTACCACTGGAACGTCGTGGAGAAGGCCGCCGCCAAGTCGATCAGCAACCGGCGCCACGAGATCAACAACTTCGCCGACCGCGTGGAGATCCACCGCCGGATCGACCGCGTCCTCGACGAGATGGGCCAGACGGAGCTGAAGCTCCACAAGGACCGCAAGTTCCTCAAGCACGACCTCGTGCTGTACCTGCGCGACCTGCCCTTCCTGGACGACGACTACCGCCACCGGTTCGCCGAGCTGGCCCGCGGCTACATCCAGGGCTTCTCCCCGGAGGCCTACGAGGAGCTGTCCCCGGTCCACCGGCTGTGCGCCTACCTGCTGCTGCAGGAGGACTGGAAGAACCTCACCCCGGCGATCGACACCCTCATCAACCCGCGCAAGATCTCCAGCCCGCTGGCCGAGCGCGACGGCCGGGTCTACTGGTGCGAAGAGCACCTCGACGACCCGCTGGCCCGCAAGATCCTCGACGTGACCGACCTCGGCTACCACACCCGGCCGGTCCAGCGCATGTGGCTGCGCAACCAGGTGACCTCCTACGCGGAGAACCCCGCGGGCATCAAGGTGTCCGGCGCGGTCGTCAACCCGCTCGGGGTGATCCCGCCGGGGGCGGAGCTCAAGGCCGAGCTGGAGTTCCGCGCCCGCCGCCGCAGCCTGCAGAAGTTCCGCTTCCCCGTGCAGAGCGTCCAGCACGAGGGCGAGACGGTGGCGTGGCAGGCCACCGTGCCCCTGGCGGCGAAGTTCCGCCCCCTCGGCATCGTCGACGAGGTGTGGGACGTACGCCTCTACCTGAGTGTCGACGGTGTCCAGGCCACCAGCCGGCTCACCGTCGGCCAGACCGCGCTGGAGGACGCCGGCGTGGTCCGGGTCCGGCCCCGGCTCGGCCGGATGACGGCCGACCGGCTCGTGCCGCACGCCTCGGCCAAGGGCCACCTGGCCTTCCGGCTCGCCCAGCACGGCACGCTCGCCCAGCGCACCACGACGCTGGTGCGGCGCAACCTGCAGAGCCCGCCCGCCGCGATGGCCAAGAAGATGGCGCGCAAGGTCGTCAAGGCGCGCAAGGACCTGCACTCCGGCCCGCGCAAGATCGAGACCTACCACCGTATGATCCGGCTGCTGCCCGTCCGCAAGGGCACGGTCGTCTTCGAGAGCCACCTCGGCAAGCAGTACAGCGACAGCCCGCGGGCCATCTACGAGGAGCTGCGCCGCCGCAACCTGCCCTTCCACGTCATCTGGTCCTACGCCGGCGAGCGTCCCACGGGCTTCCCGGACGACGTGGAACTGGTGCGCCGCTGGTCCTGGCCCTACCTCAGGGCGCTGGCGCAGGCCGAGTTCTGGATCGACAACCAGGGCTTCCCGCTGAAGCTGAGCAAGCGCCCGGAGACCACGTACATCCAGACCTGGCACGGCTCCGCCCTGAAGCGGATGGGCTTCGACGAGCCGAAGTACCGCATCAAGCCGGAGCACGAGCAGCGCGCCTACCAGGAGGCGATCGACCGGTTCGACTACTTCGTGGTGCGCGGCCGGCACGACGAGCGGACCCTCGCCCCGGCCTACCGGATCACCGAGGACAGGCTCCTGCGCACCGGCTACCCGCGCAACGACGCGCTCGTCCGGGCCAGGGACGCCGGCACCCTCGACCCGGCGGCCCGGGAACTCGCCGAGCGCCTCGGCATCCGCCTGGACCGCCCGGTGGTGCTGTACGCCCCGACGTTCCGGGAGCAGAACGGCAAGGTCAAGAAGTTCGAGTTCCCGTTCGACGTCGACGAGTTCGCCGACCGCTTCGGTGACCGCTTCACCCTGCTGGTGCGCACGCACTACCTGAACAACGTCACGCTGCCGCCCTCCGTGGCGGGCCGGGTCGTCAATGTCAGCGGGGAGCCGGACATCACTCCGGTCCTGCTGCTCGCGGACGCGCTCATCACCGACTACTCCTCGGTGATGTTCGACTACGCGCTGCTCCAGCGCCCCATGGTGTTCTTCACCTACGACTGGGAGGAGTACGTCGACAACAGCCGCGGGACGTACTTCGACCTGTCGCAGGAGGCCCCCGGTCCCGTCGTCCACACGGCGGAGGACCTCTTCGGCGTCCTGGAGGGCCTGGACACCCTCGCCTCCGAACAGGAGGCGCGCCTCAAGGAATTCGTGGCCCAGTACGGCGAGTACGACCGCGGCGACGCCGCCGCCCAGATCGTCGATCGCTTCTTCGGAAACCGGGGAGACGCCCGATGA
- a CDS encoding L,D-transpeptidase family protein, with protein sequence MRQTGSTRVVAGVVCGALAVMSLAGCGTSDHGKPAAADARTDDAQPRQTPLKRIPGVGDRLWDRVPADSRQVVVVYGAGRNSPDSAIALFDRQGSVWQQERSWSGHNGRRGWTTDHHEGDQRSPVGVFTLTDAGGVKAAPDARLPYTRSAAFQAPHYWKKSSWHDFDYVIAIDYNRVKGTAPDDPARPLGQSKGGSIWLHVDHGGGTSACVSQSASDMRYLLRTLDPKAHPVVVMGDRDDLKA encoded by the coding sequence ATGCGTCAAACGGGTTCGACACGTGTCGTCGCGGGCGTGGTCTGTGGTGCGCTGGCCGTCATGTCCCTCGCGGGGTGCGGGACTTCGGACCACGGGAAGCCGGCCGCCGCTGATGCCCGCACGGACGACGCACAGCCACGGCAGACGCCGCTCAAGCGCATCCCCGGTGTCGGGGACCGGCTGTGGGACCGGGTACCGGCGGACTCCCGCCAGGTGGTCGTCGTGTACGGCGCGGGCAGGAACTCCCCCGACTCCGCCATCGCCCTCTTCGACAGGCAGGGCTCGGTGTGGCAGCAGGAGCGTTCCTGGTCCGGGCACAACGGCCGGAGAGGCTGGACGACGGACCACCACGAGGGGGACCAGCGCAGTCCGGTGGGCGTGTTCACACTGACCGACGCGGGCGGGGTGAAGGCCGCGCCGGACGCCAGGCTGCCCTACACCAGGTCCGCGGCCTTCCAGGCGCCCCACTACTGGAAGAAGTCGTCCTGGCACGACTTCGACTACGTCATCGCCATCGACTACAACCGCGTGAAGGGCACCGCGCCCGACGATCCGGCCCGGCCGCTGGGGCAGTCGAAGGGCGGCAGTATCTGGCTGCACGTGGACCACGGCGGCGGGACCTCGGCGTGCGTCAGCCAGTCCGCGTCGGACATGCGGTACCTGCTGCGCACGCTCGACCCGAAGGCGCACCCCGTCGTGGTGATGGGCGACCGGGACGACCTGAAGGCGTGA
- a CDS encoding bifunctional glycosyltransferase family 2 protein/CDP-glycerol:glycerophosphate glycerophosphotransferase produces the protein MPRLSLVVPVYNVQGYLAECLESVLGQDYQDFEIVAVDDRSPDGSGALLDEYAARDDRIRVIHLMENVGLGRARNAALELARGDYVLFLDSDDTLAPGALGAIAERLTAAGDPDVLIYDYVRTYWDGERRPNQKARLLAEAGPGVFPLAERPQLLSLLQIVCNKAYRREFIAREGLTFPPGYYEDALWTFRSLISAERIAVLDRVCLLYRQRREGGNILATVSRKHFDIFEQYRRVFEFLDTRADAEQWRAPLFRKMVDHYLAILERPGRLPRDARAEFFHRAAADYRARMPAGFRKPAGSRGKKYALLERDAYAGLVGAKAVVKLRAKATGYARTTLGRTRRTALSLDYRHQLRLPLDENLAVFSAYGGSGVSCNPAAIDAELARRAPHIRRVWAVRPDAVDQVPEGVDIVRTGSREYWAALARATYLVNNENFPDAMVRRPGQIHVQTHRGTPLKTMGLDRRQYPAAAGTDFAALLRRCDRWNFSLVSNHFSSAVWQRAYPCSYTSLATGYPRNDVLLNSTAEDVREARHELGLGERVTAFLYMPTRREYRHGSEPRLDLAKLAGRLGPDAVLLVRAHPGERPAEWPAAWRSEDRIVDVSGHPAVERLYLAADCLVTDYSSAMFDYANLDRPIVVHADDWETYSAVRGTYFDVRTEGPGAVATTEEELAEVLCSGAWRGERAARARDRFRRRFCDFDDGRAAERVVRHIFLGEELGDLPPVVPLDERTPAPPPEPSRDASALISTHTSQR, from the coding sequence ATGCCAAGGCTCTCTCTCGTCGTCCCCGTCTACAACGTGCAGGGCTACCTCGCAGAGTGCCTTGAGTCGGTCCTCGGGCAGGACTACCAGGACTTCGAGATCGTCGCCGTCGACGACCGCTCCCCGGACGGCTCCGGCGCCCTCCTGGACGAATACGCCGCCCGGGACGATCGCATTCGTGTGATCCACCTCATGGAAAACGTGGGCCTCGGACGGGCGCGCAATGCCGCCCTGGAATTGGCGCGCGGCGACTACGTTCTGTTCCTGGACAGTGACGACACCTTGGCGCCGGGCGCGCTCGGCGCGATAGCGGAGCGGCTGACGGCCGCCGGCGATCCCGATGTACTGATCTACGACTACGTGCGCACCTACTGGGACGGCGAGAGACGTCCGAACCAGAAGGCGCGACTGCTCGCGGAGGCCGGCCCGGGAGTGTTCCCCCTCGCCGAGCGCCCGCAGCTGCTCAGCCTGCTGCAGATCGTCTGCAACAAGGCCTACCGCCGGGAGTTCATCGCGCGCGAGGGCCTCACCTTCCCGCCGGGCTACTACGAAGACGCCCTGTGGACGTTCCGCTCCCTGATCAGCGCCGAGCGCATCGCCGTGCTGGACCGCGTCTGCCTGCTGTACCGGCAGCGGCGCGAGGGCGGCAACATCCTCGCCACCGTCAGCCGCAAGCACTTCGACATCTTCGAGCAGTACCGCCGCGTCTTCGAGTTCCTCGACACCCGCGCGGACGCCGAGCAGTGGCGCGCGCCGCTGTTCCGCAAGATGGTCGACCACTACCTGGCGATCCTGGAGCGCCCCGGCCGGCTGCCGCGGGACGCGCGGGCCGAGTTCTTCCACCGCGCCGCCGCCGACTACCGGGCCCGGATGCCCGCCGGCTTCCGCAAGCCGGCCGGTTCCCGCGGCAAGAAGTACGCGCTGCTGGAGCGCGACGCCTACGCCGGCCTGGTGGGCGCCAAGGCCGTCGTGAAGCTCCGCGCCAAGGCGACCGGCTACGCGCGCACCACCCTCGGCCGCACCAGACGCACCGCGCTGAGCCTCGACTACCGGCACCAGCTGAGACTGCCGCTCGACGAGAACCTGGCGGTGTTCTCCGCCTACGGGGGCAGCGGCGTGTCCTGCAACCCGGCGGCCATCGACGCCGAGCTCGCCCGCCGCGCCCCCCACATCCGCCGCGTGTGGGCCGTCCGCCCGGACGCCGTGGACCAGGTGCCCGAGGGCGTCGACATCGTCCGGACCGGGTCGCGCGAGTACTGGGCGGCCCTCGCCCGCGCCACCTACCTGGTGAACAACGAGAACTTCCCGGACGCCATGGTGCGCCGGCCGGGCCAGATCCATGTGCAGACCCACCGCGGCACCCCGCTGAAGACCATGGGGCTGGACCGGCGGCAGTACCCGGCCGCGGCGGGCACCGACTTCGCCGCGCTGCTCCGGCGCTGCGACCGCTGGAACTTCAGCCTCGTCTCCAACCACTTCTCCAGCGCCGTGTGGCAGCGGGCGTACCCCTGCTCGTACACCTCCCTGGCGACCGGCTACCCGCGCAACGACGTCCTGCTCAACTCCACCGCCGAGGACGTGCGTGAGGCCCGTCACGAGCTGGGACTGGGCGAGCGCGTGACGGCCTTCCTGTACATGCCGACGCGCCGGGAGTACCGGCACGGCTCCGAGCCGCGGCTGGACCTGGCGAAGCTGGCCGGGCGGCTCGGACCGGACGCGGTGCTGCTCGTGCGGGCCCACCCCGGCGAGCGCCCGGCCGAGTGGCCTGCCGCATGGCGCTCCGAGGACCGGATCGTCGACGTGTCCGGCCACCCCGCGGTCGAGCGTCTCTACCTCGCCGCCGACTGCCTGGTCACGGACTACTCCTCGGCGATGTTCGACTACGCCAACCTGGACCGGCCGATCGTCGTCCACGCCGACGACTGGGAGACCTACTCCGCCGTACGCGGCACGTACTTCGACGTGCGCACCGAGGGGCCGGGGGCGGTGGCCACCACCGAGGAGGAACTGGCCGAAGTACTCTGTTCCGGCGCCTGGCGCGGGGAGCGGGCCGCCCGGGCACGCGACCGGTTCCGTCGCCGCTTCTGCGACTTCGACGACGGTCGTGCGGCGGAGCGTGTGGTGCGCCACATTTTCCTCGGAGAGGAACTCGGGGATCTGCCGCCGGTCGTCCCCCTGGACGAGCGGACCCCCGCCCCGCCGCCGGAGCCGTCCCGCGACGCGTCGGCCCTGATATCCACCCACACGAGCCAGAGGTAG
- a CDS encoding glycosyltransferase family 4 protein, producing MTQRDIIFVANEVNELGGVARWQALMAELFAEEGHRVTIVGIAPPEVPMDLGDNPPFTTVTLYDERPPGRWQARTLLDRANLQARRREAAREEGMRAAADRLSAIFRAARPGAMIIVTQVWAMEWVALADTAGHPVIGMSHESYEYSRGSSRFGRVERYYRNVDRLLLLTREDADLWIGRGMNNVGYMPNPLPMMPEVPSERTEKVVASIGRLGHQKGIDMLLDVWAEAAPKHPDWLLRIYGSGPDEEALRAQCTRLGLDDRVEWAGQTDDVAGALRGASVFVQSSRGEGFPLALLEAMACAVPCAAFDCAPGVREIVRDEEDGLLARPGNVPELAQKLGRLMEDAELRDRMGELARKNVQRYSPKVIRDRWEELFRFLER from the coding sequence ATGACGCAGCGTGACATCATTTTCGTGGCCAACGAGGTCAACGAACTCGGCGGAGTGGCCCGTTGGCAGGCGCTGATGGCCGAACTGTTCGCCGAGGAGGGCCACCGGGTCACCATCGTCGGCATCGCGCCGCCCGAGGTGCCCATGGACCTCGGTGACAACCCGCCCTTCACCACCGTGACGCTCTACGACGAGCGCCCGCCCGGCCGCTGGCAGGCCCGTACCCTGCTGGACCGGGCCAACCTCCAGGCCCGGCGCCGCGAGGCCGCGCGCGAGGAGGGCATGCGGGCGGCGGCCGACCGGCTGTCGGCCATCTTCCGGGCCGCCCGGCCCGGGGCGATGATCATCGTGACCCAGGTGTGGGCCATGGAGTGGGTCGCGCTCGCGGACACCGCGGGCCACCCGGTCATCGGCATGAGCCACGAGTCGTACGAGTACTCGCGCGGTTCCTCCCGCTTCGGGCGCGTCGAGCGGTACTACAGGAACGTCGACCGCCTGCTGCTGCTGACCCGCGAGGACGCCGACCTGTGGATCGGCCGGGGCATGAACAACGTCGGGTACATGCCCAACCCGCTGCCGATGATGCCGGAGGTCCCCTCCGAGCGCACCGAGAAGGTCGTCGCGAGCATCGGCCGTCTGGGACACCAGAAGGGCATCGACATGCTCCTGGACGTCTGGGCGGAGGCGGCGCCGAAGCACCCCGACTGGCTCCTGAGGATCTACGGCTCCGGCCCCGACGAGGAGGCGCTGCGCGCCCAGTGCACCCGGCTCGGCCTGGACGACCGGGTGGAGTGGGCCGGCCAGACGGACGACGTCGCCGGCGCGCTGCGCGGGGCGTCGGTGTTCGTCCAGTCCTCCCGGGGCGAGGGCTTCCCGCTGGCCCTGCTGGAGGCGATGGCCTGCGCGGTGCCGTGCGCGGCCTTCGACTGCGCGCCGGGCGTGCGCGAGATCGTCCGCGACGAGGAGGACGGCCTCCTGGCCCGCCCCGGAAACGTGCCCGAACTCGCCCAGAAGCTCGGCCGGTTGATGGAGGACGCCGAACTCCGCGACCGGATGGGCGAGCTGGCCCGGAAGAACGTCCAGCGGTACTCGCCGAAGGTCATCCGTGACCGGTGGGAGGAACTGTTCAGGTTCCTGGAGCGCTGA
- the galE gene encoding UDP-glucose 4-epimerase GalE yields the protein MSWLVTGGAGYIGAHVVRTLIQGGEETIVYDDLSTGSADRVPEGTPLVVGSVLDADKLERTIRDHQVTGVVHIAAKKQVGESVERPLHYYRENVTGLQTLLEVMTATGVDRIVFSSSAAVYGMPDVDLVTEDTPCAPMSPYGESKLIGEWLITAAARAHGLRAASLRYFNVAGAAEPALSDSGVFNLIPMVFERLEAGEAPRIFGDDYATPDGTCVRDYIHVQDIAGAHLAAARRLTDAEAGTSLVLNIGRGEGSSVREMVDRILKVTGRQDVRPEVTERRPGDPARVVASADRIRRELGWSAAHDLDDMIESAWQGWRHRHP from the coding sequence ATGAGCTGGCTGGTAACTGGTGGCGCCGGATATATCGGCGCGCACGTGGTACGCACCCTGATCCAGGGCGGTGAGGAGACCATTGTCTACGACGACCTCTCCACCGGCAGCGCCGACCGGGTGCCCGAGGGCACCCCGCTGGTGGTCGGCAGCGTGCTGGACGCCGACAAGCTGGAGCGGACGATCCGTGACCACCAGGTGACCGGCGTGGTGCACATCGCGGCCAAGAAGCAGGTCGGCGAGTCCGTCGAGCGGCCGCTGCACTACTACCGGGAGAACGTCACCGGCCTGCAGACCCTGCTGGAGGTCATGACCGCCACCGGGGTCGACCGCATCGTCTTCTCCTCCTCCGCCGCGGTGTACGGCATGCCGGACGTGGACCTCGTCACCGAGGACACCCCCTGCGCGCCCATGAGCCCGTACGGCGAGAGCAAGCTGATCGGCGAGTGGCTGATCACCGCAGCCGCCCGGGCGCACGGACTGCGCGCCGCCTCCCTGCGCTACTTCAACGTGGCCGGGGCGGCCGAGCCCGCACTCTCCGACAGCGGTGTCTTCAACCTCATCCCGATGGTCTTCGAGCGGCTGGAGGCCGGCGAGGCGCCGCGGATCTTCGGCGACGACTACGCCACGCCGGACGGCACCTGCGTACGCGACTACATCCACGTGCAGGACATCGCCGGCGCGCACCTGGCCGCCGCCCGCCGCCTCACCGACGCCGAGGCGGGTACGTCCCTCGTCCTCAACATCGGCCGCGGCGAGGGCAGTTCGGTGCGCGAGATGGTGGACCGCATCCTGAAGGTCACCGGCCGGCAGGACGTGCGGCCCGAGGTCACCGAGCGCCGCCCCGGCGACCCGGCCCGCGTGGTGGCCTCCGCCGACCGCATCCGGCGCGAGCTCGGCTGGAGTGCCGCGCACGACCTGGACGACATGATCGAGTCGGCCTGGCAGGGCTGGCGGCACCGCCACCCGTGA